The Cryptomeria japonica chromosome 9, Sugi_1.0, whole genome shotgun sequence DNA segment tttgtattaaGTTATATTACTCTGTATTCAAGATTACAATTAATTTATCTAGAGAATGTATCTTTCAAACTTTCCCCAGAGCCCTTTAGATGGAGTAGAAGGCAAAAGCAAACATGGTATAGTATAGAAAGAACTAACTAATTCTCATTTTTCTTTATTCCATATTATTTTAATAGTAACCTTCATTACTTAAATTTGGTGAAGTCCTCTATGGTGTCAAAGGAATTAGAGAGAAAACCTATGAGATTATTCTATAACTTGTAACCTTTCATTTCATTCTCTTTCTAGAAGAATTTCTCTAAAACAATATGCACTTCATTGGGTTGAATCAAGGATTCTACATGAAAGAGGAGTTTATGAGATATAATAAGACACACGAATCCAAAGGCTTGGTCACATTTATTAAATTTGTTTTATTTCTCTTCCCCACTAGTATGTTCTTTCTCAATGCCCATTGTAATCCTATACAACACTTTATTCTTTAGCACAAGTTGTACTTTTAGTTTCCAATTATGATAGCTAAATGGTATTATTAATGTGTTGAATTCAGTTGAATCCATGCTAGAAATTaaattattacaagaaaaataaaaaattattaaatggaAGGAAAGTAGGAAGTGTTCAAGATAACATACAATGTCCCCCATATTCAATATTGGATCACCCCAAAATTTTGCAATTTATATgtttattgcttagataaatccTAAGGAACAAAAAATTTGACTTTTTAATTTTAGAGAGGTAATGTTCCTAATAGATCAAGCATACGAGAAAatcaactttcaaaaaaatggcgcTCAATTTCAAGTTGCCAATCAAAAGTTATGACAATTTAAAAAATTTCCCTATGTTGCCTAAATTATACTTAATATTTTTGAAAACAGTAATTTACATACCTTCAAAAATCAATTTTATAGGCAAACAAAAAGTGGGGGGAATTTAATCCCTAATTAATAAGATCAAAGGGTTTTCTCCCTCATGTGACCCTACCATGAGACCAAGGATTAAACTATTGGTTTTAATTTGACAATGTGCTATTCTTAAAATTATTAGGGATATTGATTCTCATAATCTATTGATTTTTTGTGACTATTTTTGATTCATGTGCCCTACTATTGATTTCTATACCTTTTATCAAAAAATATTGGTCCATGGATCTACAATAAATGATTGAACAAAGATTTTCACACCtttgatgttgtttttctctaGTATCCAAGAGAGATCTATACACTAGGTTCTAAATATCAAAAAACGAATACATGAGCGAATAGAGATGAAAAAAATGCCACCTAAAATAGATATTACATGGCTTAATAAGAATTAAAGGAATGTTTATAaatggtgaacccacaatagtgggttacactattttgccaactttgacactacaatattcatttttagaaaaaaactttagattcaaacacctattacttctaaaacgtaaggaatttttagatgatgtgaactagtgatttgtgtgaTTTAGTATGTAGATTGTAGAAATTACTTTTTgataatatttgaaatccattttcTTCCAttattctatctccctcgaaaactaacctttttttcaaaaaacaacatttttaaagagtgacacTCACTTTATATAGCGTAACTTTTTTCCTATAAAAGATATGAACgtgattattttgaatttggttttttaaacatccttatcttgtgttttcaattgattttgtaacattatcttcaatatttcatattttattaagatttgaattcgagttaactgtaattttgacatatatccatttgatattaatgaaataaaataaaactatattaatgaaattaaatatattaaaaattatactatttggaaagattataataatGGCTAAATTCTTAAAAAATAAACTTCTAAATAacttcatttgaccccccaaaaggtaatgtaaaattggttttttatcagcattttacAGATGGAAAGGAGActctattgcaagtatgatttagaagtagagaggttctatccaagaaattttgatctaagagactttgatctaactctcttcaattaattacttcaaacaagacctcttaaagcttaaatcgttatatttttttaaaaatgtctcATTTCACGAAAACTCGAGATGTATGAAAAAGTggaaaccaacattgtgagttcaccctataaaTAAAGATCTAAATCATGGTCTTCAAATATTTTAGTGAAAGATGGCACCACTAAAAGATCAACCTCTTAGATATTACATACATGCAAATACACCAAAAAAAATTTGCAACCTCTTTTCCCTCACTAGAAGATCCACAACCTCTACTAATACACATTcaccaatattttccaaaaaaataacccataaaaataataaacaaataattaattatagatcTACCTTAGATACCATGTAGAATTTGTTAGAAACTCCACTTATATGCTAGTATCAAATTGAGCTACATAAGGTAAAGAAATGCATGTGCTACCTAccatattgaaaataaataattcaatGTAAAAGAGAACATAAAATTGGATAAATAAACATTTGAATTAATTCAAGAATGAGATGCACATATAGGAAGAAGGAAAGAAAATCTAGCCAGAATGATGAAAATACACTCAGAAGTCGACTCCCCTCCCACTAATAGGGAGTGGAGGTTAGTTATCTTCCCCCAAAATTTTAAGGGATGGTGAGTTAAATATCCATAAGTGGGACACCTAACTAAGCTAAAATTTATGtttatatctatttgcataatccATAAAATAATATTGCATTAACAAACACAACCTTTCAAAATAAAAACAAGTCCAATAATGAAAGGACACATGTTTGGGATGACTAATCAATAATCTaaataaaaccaaaataaaaaattaattaagaaCTATAAAGAGTGGAATTAGGAGTGATAAATTTTTAAAGGTCATATATATGTACAAAGTTTAGTATAAAAAAATTTGGGTCTAGGAGATtacattttaaataattttttgctATAGATTGAGTAAAAATGCTAGCAATCCATCTATTAATTACAAGTTATGAAGATGACAAAATAAATTAGAAACTTACTATAGGCGGCCTAGGGCTGTTTGACGCCCTTGCTTTGTTATTCTTTAGCTTTGAATGAATTTTAACCTCTCCTTTATTTCAATATAATTGAAGAAAAAAATTTAACAAATGATTCCATAATTGGAAGCCACAAAAAAGAAGGCTATCATAGAAGATTTTTTAAAGGCTTATATAGCCTtaggaaaaaattataaaatataacttatactacAAGATTGAAGTAATGATAATGTATTTGATTCTAATCCAGGTAGAACATGTCTGAGATATCTATCTTGTCATATTTAAATATCTAGTTTAAGTGTTATATTTTGTTGGtgtacattttatttatcaattattattatatttgttttatTCTTCAGCATGTTAATTATGATTTTATAAAGTAAATGAGTAAAAAAGATAATAATGACGTTTCTAGAATAAGTTCTATTACTAAAATGTAGGGCTTTTTTCTTTTTAAGCTATTTAAATATTTATAGTGATTTTGTTATTAATATTGAATGAAAAAtattatagcatatatcaaaatagaatttaataaCCAATATACAAAATATGTGGTAATTTAGTGAGATctttaaaatattgaattaacataGCAAATTAAATATAATCCAATTAGCATGGAATTCAtatataatattttgattttttcaacATCAACTATTTTAATACTTATCTAACTCAAATCACTTGGTTCAACCACTCCCATTTCATAGTTATGGTAAACTTTAAAGGATGAATAGTTTTTTTTATTGAAAACATAACATATTATAAATGTTCCAAAGGCTTTAAATGAAAATCCAAGGGTTTAATATTTAGAAGACAATAATCAACTAGTAAACTACTGAAGGTATTCTAAACAAcactattcattttttttttgaggTCTAACTTTTTTTAATGCAAATATAAATTTAAAGTACAATATTTGTCATAATGAATTATAAATGGAGCTCAAATATGTTGACATAAAATGAATTTGAGCAATACATGACTATTTCAATAGGCCAATACCACTCACTTAAGAATCTAGGGCACTAATATAACGGTGAGATATATAATAGTTAAAAGCATATATTAGTCTCCTATCTATGAGGGAATTCGATAAACTAATACATTTATAATCATGTTTAGAATTGATCTCAATTTGGTTTCAACACCTCTAGAAAATTATTTGTTTTGGAGGCCCCTTGAGACATTACAAAGTGAcgattttatcttttgattaaatttttagaatttgatataattattttaaaaagatTATTAAAGATATATAAAACAATTGTATAACATCTGTACATAATGCATATGTTAATGTCAAGTTGATTCTATGCCATTACAATGAGGCAAGGACATTATAGCTTTCCTACAAGATTATGGTCTCATTGATATAATAATAATAGATTAGAGGTTGTCTTATTATTCAAAACCCTACAATATAATTTTAGAGATTTCTTAATTAAGTTAGCTCATCATGGatcattttaaattttgaagttggacatattggaATTTGGAAATAAACCAATAATTTCTATAGACCGTGAAAATCTAATCTCTCTTATCAAATTTATGATTATAAAATTGACCGAGGACAATGAATATATAAGATTTTATATTAGATTTAGAACTTTAAATTATCTGAAAGTGGTTTCgtgttatatgtatatctttgtcAATTTGCACACTACAGGAACATTTATTAGAGTATACATCAATGAGAATTTAAAAATTgtccatccataataaataaatatgatatctCAAAAATGAATTATAAAATGAATTTTAGAGTAGTACAATTTAATGCAGTGAAGGAATTGTTTGAGTATACATCAATCAGAATTAAAAAAATGCCCAAATGAATTCAATAATTGGAGGCATTGCCCGTCCAGAGTATTACATTTCTCACAGAATTTGGAGAAAGGGTGGCTACTTATACTATCCTACCAAACCAGCCATAAGGACATCCACAAAGTAGTGCatcagaaggaagaatgatattttttGTGGCAGTTGACAAGCATCTGCTTACGTCAGACTTCTCAATATCTAGATGAATGCAAGACATCAAATTACCAATAAAGGCTGTTTGGTTTCGATGTGAAACCCTCCCACTGCCCTCCTTCCTTTTCTCCTCACTTTCCTTTCTCGTCACTTGCTCTTCCCTTatacctccatattctttcagtACTTGGGTATTTTTTCTTCCAATCTCTTCCAACACTTCGACAGCATTCTTAAGTTTAATCTTTTTTGCATTCAATTCTGTAATATTTCCATCTTTTGTTTGAATTAATGACTTTTTACTAGATATGTCCTTTTGTAATTGTTGGTTTTCTTGATAAAGTTGAAGGGCTTCTCGTTTCACTGTTCTGTTCTCTATAACCGGATCTTCCATCACTTTATCACTGGTTTCTGATAGAGATGTGAGTAATTGCCTCTACTCTGTTTCTGAATCGAGCATATCATCAGCGGGAACTTGTTTGTAATCATTAGCCCACATACCCAACTTGCTTTGAAGCTCATGGACTTGTTGTTTCAATGAACCATTTTCTTGGAGCAAAGCCTCCTCCCTACTTTCTGACGTAGATCTAAGTGAGTTCCTCTCATTTTTCACTGAATCAAACCTATGATTATAATTTTCCAATTTCAATTTCTGagattcattttcatttgtaagttCTTCATATTTCATGCTCAAATGTGTATGTTCATGGGTGATCATTCGCACTTGAGTTTGCAAGGCCTCCACTGTGTTTGCATTGCTCTCTGAGAGAGAGATTAGACTCCTTGTTTCATCTTCCATAGAGCTTAGTATATCATTATAATCTCCCAGCTGTGCCTTCAAAAATTCGCATTCAATGCACAGTTATACATATTCTTGGCTCAAAATCATTCCTTCATTAGTCATCAAATCGAGCTTATTTTGTAAACCTGCAACAGAGTCTTCGAAGTTTGCCTTACAAGCTTCCCACAAGCGGCAATCTTCTCTCATCTGTGCATGCAATTCCATATTCGTATCTTTGCATTCTCTCAGTTTGTTTTCCAACTCATCTTTTTCATCTGTTAAATGGGCCCACAGAAGTTTATATTCCTTGCTCAATACCCCTTTCTCAGACTGCAGACCTGCAACTTTTCTTTCCAAATCAGACTTATTAGTAACCCACAACCTCTCgtcttcttcaatttttttatttaattccgCAATCCTATCATTGCAGTCTTTCAACTTATTTCCTAACCAATTATTCTCTTCTCTTAGCACATTACACAATTCTTGGTCTTTCTCTCTCAAAATGTTTGTTTCATCAAGCTTATTTTGTAGCCGTATAAAAGACTTTTCCAACTCATATTTTTCATGTTCTGATTGGGAGCACAAATCCTCATGCTTATGGCTTAACATTCTCGCTTCATTAAGCTCATTTTGCAGTTTTGCAATTGTAACTTCAAATTCTCCCTTAGAAGTATTCCACATGTGCTTATCTTCAGCCAATTTTTCCTTTAATTGTTTAATTTCATTAATggatttattaaaattattttgtaGCCTTGCAGCAGAGTTTTCAAATTTTGCCTTACAAGCTTCCCACAAGCGGCAATCTTCTCTCATCTGTGCATGCAATTCCTTATTCCTATCGTTGCATTCTTTCAGTTTTTCTTCCAACTCATATTTTTCATCTCTTAAATGGGCCCACAGAGCTTTATATTCCTGGATCAATGTCTCTTTCTCATACTGCACAACTGCAACTCTGCTTTCCAAATCCTCCTTATTACAAACCCACAATAGCTGGTCTtctttaatttttgtatttaatttccCAATACTGTCATTGCATTGTTTCAACTTATTTCCTATCCGATTGTTTTCTTCTCTGAGCACCTTACACAGCTCTTGGTCTTTCACTGTCAAAATCTTTGTTTCATCAACTTCATTTTGTAGCCCTATAAGAGTCTTTTCcaaatcatttttttcttgttCTGATTGAGACCACAAATCTTCATGCTTCTGGCTTAGCATCCTCGCTTCGTTGAGCTCATTTTGCAGTTTTGCAATTGTAATTTCAAATTCTCTCTTATAACTATCCCACTTGTGCCTATCTTCAGCCAATTTTTCCTTTAATTGCTGAATTTCATTAATAGATTGATTAAAATTATTTTCCAACTCAGTTTTTTCCTGTTCTGACTGAGACCACGAATCTTCATGCTTCTGGCTTAACATTCTCGCTTCATTAAGCTCATTTTGCAGTTTTGCAAATGTAACTTCAAATTCTCGCTTAGATATATCCCACAAGTGCCCTTCTTCAGCTATTTTATCCTTTAATTGTTTAGCTTCATTGATGGATTGATGAAAATTAGTTTCCATCTCTCTTTTTTCTCTACTTATTTCATTGTATAAGACTTGATTATTGTGGGCCAGAATCTTTGTTTCATTAAGCTTTTTCTGCAGCTTTATTGCTGTACCTTCTAAATTCGCCTTACAAGTATCCCAAAGCCAACCGTTTTCAGTCATTTTGGCATGTAATTCCTCATTCGTATCATCCAAGTCTTTCAACTCGTCTTCCAATTTTGTTTTCTCATGCCTTAGTTGAATGCATGCTTCTTCATGTTTCAGGCTCAACAATCTTGTTTCTTTGAGCTCATTTTGCAGCCCTGCAACAGTGGCTTCCAACTCTGTCTCAGAAGAATCCCACAAGAACCCACGTTCAGCCAATTTTGCCTTCAATTCTTCAGTCTCATCATTGCATTCTGTTACCTTATTTTGCATTTCGTTCTTTTCTTTCATTAATTCAGAGCGCAATTCTTCATGTTTCTTAATCAAAATTCTTGCTTCATTAAGATCACCTTCGAGCTGTAAAACTTTTTCTTCCAAATCAGTTTTTGCTCGTCTCAGCTCACTGCACAGTTCTTCACGTCCTTGGCTGAATACCCTTGCTTCATTAAGCTCATTTTGTAGCTCTGAAACCTGTTTTTCCAACTTCTCCTGACAAGAATCCCACAACAGCTTATCTTCAGTAATCTTTGCATTCAATTTCTTAGTAGTATCATTGATTTTTATGAACTTATTTTCCATCTCAATTTTTTCTTGCCTCAATTTAGTCAACAATTCTTGGTGTTTCTGGCTAGATTTTCTTTCGTCAAGGATCTCATTTTGCAGCTGTGCAACTTTTCCTTTCAAATTCGCCCTACATGAATCCCACAATCCCTTATCCTCAGCCATCTTTGCTCTTAATTTCATAGCACCATCATTGCattttttcaattcatttttgtcATTTCTGTAGCTAGTGTACAAGTCCTCATGTTTCTGGCTCAATTCATTTCTTTCCTTCACTACAGTGTCAAGCTTAGTTTGTACCTCCACAATTGTCGCTTCCAGTTTTGTCTTGGAAGCATCCCACAAGCTCCTATCTTCAGTCATTTTATCTTGTAACTCCCTAATCACATCATTGGATTTTTTCAAATCATTTTCCAGCTCGTTTTTTCCCTGCCCTAACTCTGAAATTGTACTTTTCATCTTTTTCTCATAAGAAATCCACATGTTTTTATCTGAAGTGATTGTTTCAAGCAATTTGTTATTGGCATCATCACACATTATCAATTTGTTTTTCAACCCATCTATTTCTTTTCTATCATTGGTGATTGTAGTCAGTAAACGTTCATTCAGGCTTTTCGAATTTGTCATCTCATTCTGCAGCTCCGCGACTTTTCCTTCCAAATTCACCCTATATGAATCCCACAATCCCTGATTCTCAGTCATCTTTGCTTTTAATTTCATATTAGCACCACCATTGCATTTTTTCCACCCTTTTTTTTCATTTCTGTAGCTACCGCATAAGTCCTTATGTTTCTGACTCAATACATTTCTTTCCTGCACTACAGAATCAAGCTTATTTTCTACCTCCACAATTGTTCCTTCCAATTTTGTTTTGGAAGCATCCCACAAGCTCCTATCCTCGGTCACTTTATTTTGTAATTCCTTAATCACATCATTGGATTTTTTCAAATTAGTTTCCAGCTCATTTTTTTCCTTCCCTAATTGAGCACACAATTTTCCAAGATTCTCACTCAATTGTTTTGTTTGATCAAGCTCACTTTTAAGCCCTTGTAATTCCTGAATTACATCACTACTTTCTTTCAACCTATTTTCCAACAGACTTTTTTCTCGTCCCAATTGACTGAACAACATTTCATGATTCTCACTCAAATTTCTGGCTTCTTTGAGCTTATATTCTAACTCTGAAATTGTACCTTTCATATCCTTTTCACAAGAAATCCACTTGTTTTTATCTGACGTCACTGTTTCAAGCAATTTGTTATTGGCATCATCACACAATCTCAATTTGTTTTTCAACCCGTCTATTTCTTTTCTATCATTGGTAATTGTAGTCAGTAAATGTTCATTCAGTCTTTTCAAATTTGTCACCTCATCACTTTTGCTCGCTTCTGTGCCATCTTTTGCATTTACTGTTATCGGTGTGTGTTGGCTAAAACCCTGCAAATTTGTTGTACAATCGCCTTTATTAGTTACCATGTTAACTTTTGCACTTGTTTAATTTGCTCGAAAGTTGAGATTTTACCTGCTTGTTACTGCTCTTTGACTTCATTCCCTTTCCCCTGGTCATATTTCTCTAACTCCTACAAACCCAATCAAAGCACTTGTGATTTTCAAGACAAATGATATGAATTAATAGAGTTTGTAAACAATTATCGACTAATATTTTAATTGTAAATATTGCACAAAATTTCAACAGCTACTTGTCGAGAAGTTGTCTGTGTTACATTTAACATGTAGTAAAATGTTacctatataatttttataattttgattGTATATATGAAGCCACAATTGATGGAATTTTGAAACACATACCTAAATGTGATACTGCGCTCCAAAATTCTTTGGAAAAAAATGTTCTGCCAAGAATGGAAGTCTGCAAATTATAATCACTTCACCAACAAGTTAGATAGATGGATGCTTGTCaacaaagaaattgaggatctaTATAATTAGCAATTGCAGGTCTTGAGAGAAGGGTTGCGTCCCTTCCATTGAAAACTGATTCGCCACGCAAACTTTTACAAAAATTAAAATTCTAGCAAGCAATTTGAAATTATAAGACTTATAATTAATTTCTGTTTGCAATTATTAATTATTTCTTATTATTATGATGCCGAGAGGCGTTTTCTACATCTGCAGCACGTATTGACAATCAGAAATACATGGAAATGCAGTATGGAAGTCAAAAAATATGTAACGTATGGAAGCAAATGGAGCGATCAGGAATAGTGCATTTCGACTGAGAGAGAGAGTTTTTACATAATTTTcccaaaatataaatatatataatttaaaaatgacTCCTCCAgcaaaattttataatatattcaTTAAATTGGAGATGCCAGAAGGAGAGCATCATTAAAAATATCCATGACATGGAGTTTCATAAAACAGAAGCTCtgcctctttcttcatcttctcctAATGATCCAGATATTGCAGCCGCCACTATTTGAAATCCAAATCCATCTTGCTAATCACTAGGCAACTTGACACTGCTAAAATGTCAAGAGAATTGTCCTTGCTTCATCCCTCTTGAATTCTCCAACTCTCTTAGTTTTTCTTGACTTTGTACTTAAATGATGTCCCTAAAGAGTTGTTACTATGCTTGGATCAACCTACCTAGTAAGATAGTCCTTCAATTGTCTAATACGATTGATTTCATTTGTATCTAGTATTACATTACCTAAAACCTTGTTACTATTTTTTAAAATACCCTTGAGCTACTTATGCTGTCTCAGCCTTGAAATATTTATTGTTATGTAGTGTCGCAAATTGCACCCCATGTAATTCTATGCTACATAAGAGCCTCCGCTTTATACTGATTGGAGATCTTCTTCATCTCCTTGTCCATTTGTCCATCTCAATTGACCCATTGGCCTTCGCCTTGCCCCTTTCTAACCCTGTCGACTATTTGACTCATAGAAACTAGCGCGTTGTGGAGACGTCCGTATGTCGCACTAGCATCTCACGAATCTACCAATTTGAatgtggtcatttgagcattacacctatGCCTAGAAGATGCCTATAACACCTCTCCACAATCATTGACTTTCGTTTTCAT contains these protein-coding regions:
- the LOC131054166 gene encoding uncharacterized protein LOC131054166, whose product is MVTNKGDCTTNLQGFSQHTPITVNAKDGTEASKSDEVTNLKRLNEHLLTTITNDRKEIDGLKNKLRLCDDANNKLLETVTSDKNKWISCEKDMKGTISELEYKLKEARNLSENHEMLFSQLGREKSLLENRLKESSDVIQELQGLKSELDQTKQLSENLGKLCAQLGKEKNELETNLKKSNDVIKELQNKVTEDRSLWDASKTKLEGTIVEVENKLDSVVQERNVLSQKHKDLCGSYRNEKKGWKKCNGGANMKLKAKMTENQGLWDSYRVNLEGKVAELQNEMTNSKSLNERLLTTITNDRKEIDGLKNKLIMCDDANNKLLETITSDKNMWISYEKKMKSTISELGQGKNELENDLKKSNDVIRELQDKMTEDRSLWDASKTKLEATIVEVQTKLDTVVKERNELSQKHEDLYTSYRNDKNELKKCNDGAMKLRAKMAEDKGLWDSCRANLKGKVAQLQNEILDERKSSQKHQELLTKLRQEKIEMENKFIKINDTTKKLNAKITEDKLLWDSCQEKLEKQVSELQNELNEARVFSQGREELCSELRRAKTDLEEKVLQLEGDLNEARILIKKHEELRSELMKEKNEMQNKVTECNDETEELKAKLAERGFLWDSSETELEATVAGLQNELKETRLLSLKHEEACIQLRHEKTKLEDELKDLDDTNEELHAKMTENGWLWDTCKANLEGTAIKLQKKLNETKILAHNNQVLYNEISREKREMETNFHQSINEAKQLKDKIAEEGHLWDISKREFEVTFAKLQNELNEARMLSQKHEDSWSQSEQEKTELENNFNQSINEIQQLKEKLAEDRHKWDSYKREFEITIAKLQNELNEARMLSQKHEDLWSQSEQEKNDLEKTLIGLQNEVDETKILTVKDQELCKVLREENNRIGNKLKQCNDSIGKLNTKIKEDQLLWVCNKEDLESRVAVVQYEKETLIQEYKALWAHLRDEKYELEEKLKECNDRNKELHAQMREDCRLWEACKAKFENSAARLQNNFNKSINEIKQLKEKLAEDKHMWNTSKGEFEVTIAKLQNELNEARMLSHKHEDLCSQSEHEKYELEKSFIRLQNKLDETNILREKDQELCNVLREENNWLGNKLKDCNDRIAELNKKIEEDERLWVTNKSDLERKVAGLQSEKGVLSKEYKLLWAHLTDEKDELENKLRECKDTNMELHAQMREDCRLWEACKAQLGDYNDILSSMEDETRSLISLSESNANTVEALQTQVRMITHEHTHLSMKYEELTNENESQKLKLENYNHRFDSVKNERNSLRSTSESREEALLQENGSLKQQVHELQSKLETSDKVMEDPVIENRTVKREALQLYQENQQLQKDISSKKSLIQTKDGNITELNAKKIKLKNAVEVLEEIGRKNTQVLKEYGGIREEQVTRKESEEKRKEGSGRVSHRNQTAFIGNLMSCIHLDIEKSDIKYEILKIMLQNQLK